A genomic region of Anas acuta chromosome 1, bAnaAcu1.1, whole genome shotgun sequence contains the following coding sequences:
- the TMEM139 gene encoding transmembrane protein 139 — MSATTTHTTMWLESHWKNIRQALLLLFTAALLIGVTMLAISSNINPIGYFFLGVGGVCLIGYLLSVFVECYLKNRHRHDTNEVPPNRQSQAGVNAAYEAPTYEEVMTMSVPAIWTIASNPGSVPSPLSEPPPYNVAIESPAQEETVMETLRVSVAPDTRSTSETDTGSRMHLQLALPPRLRITSDIHEVKGTTDRVEPLEPLTPPPAYEIAINDEVFEDVFQPSTV; from the exons ATGTCTGCTACCACCACCCATACTACCATGTGGTTAGAGTCACACTGGAAGAACATCCGCCAAGCCTTGTTGcttcttttcactgctgctcttctcATTGGGGTCACCATGCTAGCCATTTCATCCAACATTAACCCAATAGGCTACTTCTTCCTAGGGGTAGGTGGAGTATGCCTGATTGGTTATTTGCTGAGCGTGTTTGTTGAGTGTTACTTGAAGAATCGACACCGACATGACACAAATGAGGTACCTCCAAACAGACAAAGCCAAGCAGG GGTGAATGCTGCCTATGAAGCACCTACATACGAGGAGGTGATGACTATGTCAGTTCCAGCGATATGGACAATTGCATCCAATCCAGGCTCAGTGCCCTCACCATTGAGTGAACCTCCCCCTTACAATGTAGCTATTGAATCACCTGCCCAGGAAGAGACTGTGATGGAAACCCTCAGGGTCTCAGTGGCACCAGACACGAGGAGCACCTCTGAGACAGATACAGGCTCCAGGATGCACTTGCAGCTGGCGCTGCCCCCAAGATTGCGAATTACTTCAGACATCCATGAAGTGAAAGGTACTACAGACAGGGTTGAGCCATTGGAGCCGCTCACTCCACCACCTGCTTATGAGATTGCCATCAACGATGAGGTCTTTGAAGATGTCTTCCAGCCCTCCACAGTATGA